The following coding sequences are from one Haliotis asinina isolate JCU_RB_2024 chromosome 3, JCU_Hal_asi_v2, whole genome shotgun sequence window:
- the LOC137276997 gene encoding ankyrin repeat and SOCS box protein 7-like yields the protein MGQCLRHTDYLARNEVTLYNLRTLTSIIHEGDVDTIVSYIRENRISEKSYKQLPMYRIGPLETACRKGCVDLITALIEEGFSPRGMLSVSPMNIACQHNNLDVVRTLADRYRVSLKKPDRNGNTPLKRAIQFNSVCVYKYLRQKGISLSVLNRGNEVFFPLHDAAKKGHSDMCRLLIDEGFDVKEVGTDGSTPIQLAAMNLRADTCRVLLEAGADVNTISICDVTKTFIEGNIKGILKNRAYLDTVRLLVSYGADPEVQDTSGNTPVHLVLGNTPALRCLTFGLNVALDKVNNNNQTPYSLALQSEDLAAAASNLLRAGYFPSLKESLVKVSEDHPYLKTKHGQCILGNLRTVTSNPRSLQDMCCFTLRRLFGVRLHCVVHLLPLPEKLKDILQLKHQLPPAVAKSYIYINQHDIRSPVVTPGKEPTCF from the exons ATGGGTCAGTGTCTACGTCACACAGATTACCTTGCTCGAAATGAGGTCACACTATACAATCTCAGGACTTTGACAAGTATTATACACGAAGGAGATGTTGACACCATTGTATCTTATATCAGGGAGAATCGAATTTCAGAGAAGTCATATAAACAACTCCCAATGTATCGAATAGGACCTTTAGAGACTGCCTGCAGGAAAGGTTGTGTTGACCTCATAACTGCATTGATAGAAGAGGGATTTTCGCCAAGGGGGATGCTGAGTGTGTCCCCTATGAACATTGCATGTCAACACAATAACTTAGATGTGGTGAGAACTCTTGCAGACAGGTATCGCGTAAGTTTAAAAAAACCTGACAGGAACGGTAACACTCCTTTAAAGAGAGCAATACAGTTTAACTCAGTATGTGTGTATAAGTATTTAAGGCAGAAAGGCATATCGTTGTCAGTGTTGAATCGAGGAAATGAAGTCTTCTTTCCTCTTCATGATGCAGCGAAGAAAGGACATTCTGACATGTGCCGGCTTCTTATAGATGAGGGTTTTGATGTCAAAGAGGTTGGTACTGATGGAAGCACCCCTATACAGCTTGCTGCCATGAATCTTCGGGCAGATACTTGCAGGGTGTTGTTGGAAGCCGGAGCAGATGTTAATACTATATCCATCTGTGATGTTACAAAAACATTCATTGAAGGCAATATAAAAGGCATTTTGAAAAATAGAGCCTATCTAGACACAGTGAGGCTACTTGTCTCCTATGGGGCTGACCCAGAGGTACAAGATACCAGTGGCAATACCCCAGTCCATCTCGTTTTAGGGAACACCCCAGCCCTCAGATGTCTGACTTTTGGTTTAAATGTTGCATTAGATAAGGTCAACAATAATAACCAAACTCCATATTCTTTGGCCCTTCAAAGTGAAGATTTGGCAGCCGCTGCAAGTAATTTGTTGAGGGCTGGGTACTTCCCTAGCTTGAAGGAAAGTTTGGTGAAAGTGTCAGAGGACCATCCGTATCTGAAGACAAAGCATGGTCAATGCATTCTGGGTAATCTCAGAACTGTCACATCCAATCCCAGGAGTCTTCAGGACATGTGTTGTTTCACGCTTCGACGGCTGTTCGGTGTGAGACTTCATTGTGTTGTCCatcttctacctcttccagagaaacTGAAGGACATCCTGCAGCTGAAACATCAACTTCCACCTGCG GTGGCCAAGTCATATATCTACATAAACCAGCATGATATTAGAAGCCCTGTCGTTACACCTGGAAAAGAACCAACTTGTTTTTGA